One window from the genome of Hyperolius riggenbachi isolate aHypRig1 chromosome 6, aHypRig1.pri, whole genome shotgun sequence encodes:
- the LOC137521618 gene encoding mediator of RNA polymerase II transcription subunit 25-like isoform X5, translated as MDAATQGNGGIVSDVVFVIEGTANLGPYFESLRKHYLLPAIEYFNGGPPAETDFGGDYGGTQYSLVVFNTVDCAPESYVQCHAPTSSAYEFVQWLDSIQFMGGGGESCSLIAEGLSTALQLFDDFKKMREQIGQTHKVCILICNSPPYLLPAVESTTYSGYTTENLVQKIGERGIHFSIISPRKLPALRTLFDKALTVGGLMEPQPKDFSQDPRHMILIRGMVLPVGGAATVPPKPSIPQPQLPVVQQPLPSAPSHQLPSVQPPYIHNPQANTLTQAQIAAQSAVEAAKIQQRKTNMQNPFAGIGGLPNNPAVVSPFNQPPAQSKMVASTASLITPPSQPSLVSTVTTGSVPAQGQLPQQPPPQQPAPQPMPIAAVQGVVPAQQPAPQQIGAPQLPAIQQQQSVANKMLAWSGVLEWQEKPKPASVDTNAKLTRSLPCQVYVNPGENLKTDQWPQKLIMQLIPQQLLATLGPLFRNSRMVQFHFTNKDLESLKGLYRIMGSGFAGCVHFPHTTPCEVRVLMLLYSSKKRIFMGLIPYDQSGFVNGIRQVITNHKQVQMQKIDQQRNQMGAAQSMGAGSIQNNPQAFLSKQPGALPVPQTVPQQMPGQQVAPGMPSVSQVSMMDEQQRSQNLLHIRVQQPPQGASQQPQQATQVTVQAPGQPQNPQVGAMLRPQNPGANPQLRNLLLSQQPPQSSVPQTQQPLHHLQQAAQGLVPHQALGQQMQHQAPGQPQLQMPGQSLLHQAQTQQWSNQMAQRAPLPVMMNTGPRGPISQPGLQQMQAQSVMEDDILMDLI; from the exons GTATTTCAATGGGGGTCCTCCGGCAGAAACAGACTTTGGAGGAGAT TATGGCGGGACACAATATAGCCTTGTGGTCTTTAATACTGTGGATTGCGCTCCGGAGTCCTACGTTCAGTGCCACGCCCCGACCAGTAGCGCCTATGAGTTTGTGCAGTGGCTGGACAGCATCCA GTTTATGGGCGGTGGAGGGGAGAGCTGCAGCCTCATCGCTGAGGGACTCAGCACTGCTCTACAGCTTTTTGATGATTTCAAGAAAATGAGGGAACAGAT CGGCCAGACACACAAGGTGTGCATACTGATCTGTAACTCCCCACCGTACCTCCTTCCTGCTGTAGAGAGCACCACCTATTCTGGTTACACCACGGAGAACCTCGTCCAGAAGATCGGGGAG CGAGGGATCCACTTCTCTATCATTTCTCCTCGGAAGCTGCCAGCTTTACGGACGCTGTTTGATAAAGCCTTGACAGTGGGTGGCCTGATGGAGCCTCAACCAAAGGACTTCAGCCAGGACCCCCGACACATGATACTGATCAGAGGGATGGTCCTCCCAG TTGGCGGAGCTGCTACCGTTCCACCAAAGCCATCCATCCCGCAGCCGCAACTTCCTGTTGTACAGCAACCACTTCCTTCTGCGCCTAGTCACCAGCTTCCTTCagtgcagcccccatacata CACAACCCCCAGGCAAATACCCTGACGCAAGCACAGATAGCTGCCCAGTCTGCTGTGGAAGCTGCCAAGATCCAGCAACGGAAGACCAACATGCAGAACCCCT TTGCAGGCATTGGTGGCTTGCCGAATAACCCGGCTGTGGTGTCACCATTTAACCAGCCACCAGCTCAATCCAAGATGGTTGCCTCAACCGCCTCTCTGATAACACCTCCCTCTCAGCCCAGTCTGGTCTCCACGGTAACCACAGGATCTGTTCCAGCCCAAGGCCAGTTACCACAACAACCACCGCCACAGCAGCCGGCCCCACAACCCATG CCTATTGCAGCAGTGCAGGGTGTAGTCCCGGCCCAGCAGCCGGCCCCCCAGCAGATCGGGGCCCCACAGCTGCCCGCTATACAGCAACAGCAGTCTGTTGCCAACAAGATGCTGGCATGGAGCGGCGTGCTGGAGTGGCAGGAG AAGCCTAAGCCAGCCTCTGTGGACACCAATGCCAAACTGACACGCTCCCTCCCGTGCCAAGTGTATGTCAACCCTGGAGAAAACCT gaaAACAGACCAGTGGCCTCAGAAGCTAATAATGCAGCTGATCCCACAACAGTTGCTG GCAACCTTAGGACCGTTATTCAGGAATTCTCGAATGGTGCAGTTTCACTTTACCAACAAGGATCTGGAGTCACTGAAGGGTCTCTATCGCATCATGGGTAGTGGCTTT GCGGGCTGTGTCCACTTTCCTCACACCACTCCATGTGAGGTGCGGGTCCTCATGTTACTCTATTCCTCCAAAAAGAGGATCTTCATGGGCCTGATACCGTATGATCAGAGTGGCTTCGTCAATGGCATCCGACAAGTAATCACCAATCATAAACAAGTGCAGATGCAGAAGATCGACCAGCAGCGGAAT CAAATGGGAGCAGCTCAGTCTATGGGCGCTGGATCTATACAAAACAACCCCCAAGCCTTCTTATCCAAGCAGCCCGGTGCCCTGCCAGTGCCACAGACCGTACCCCAGCAG ATGCCAGGTCAGCAGGTGGCACCAGGCATGCCCTCTGTCAGTCAGGTCTCTATGATGGATGAACAGCAACGATCGCAGAACCTG TTACATATCCGAGTGCAGCAGCCTCCTCAAGGTGCTTCCCAGCAGCCTCAGCAGGCCACACAAGTCACAGTACAAGCACCAGGCCAGCCTCAGAATCCACAGGTGGGAGCCATGCTGAGGCCTCAGAATCCTGGTGCCAACCCCCAGCTTCGAAACCTCCTACTCAGCCAGCAGCCG CCACAGTCAAGTGTTCCCCAGACCCAGCAGCCTTTGCATCACCTGCAGCAGGCCGCCCAGGGCTTGGTCCCACACCAGGCACTAGGACAGCAGATGCAGCACCAAGCCCCTGGACAGCCACAGCTGCAGATGCCAGGACAATCTCTCCTGCAccaggcacagacacagcagtggAGCAATCAGATGGCACAGCGGGCACCTCTGCCAG TGATGATGAACACTGGGCCCCGAGGACCGATCTcccagccaggattgcagcagatgcAAGCCCAGAGTGTCATGGAGGATGACATCTTAATGGACCTCATATGA
- the LOC137521618 gene encoding mediator of RNA polymerase II transcription subunit 25-like isoform X1 — protein sequence MDAATQGNGGIVSDVVFVIEGTANLGPYFESLRKHYLLPAIEYFNGGPPAETDFGGDYGGTQYSLVVFNTVDCAPESYVQCHAPTSSAYEFVQWLDSIQFMGGGGESCSLIAEGLSTALQLFDDFKKMREQIGQTHKVCILICNSPPYLLPAVESTTYSGYTTENLVQKIGERGIHFSIISPRKLPALRTLFDKALTVGGLMEPQPKDFSQDPRHMILIRGMVLPVGGAATVPPKPSIPQPQLPVVQQPLPSAPSHQLPSVQPPYIQHNPQANTLTQAQIAAQSAVEAAKIQQRKTNMQNPFAGIGGLPNNPAVVSPFNQPPAQSKMVASTASLITPPSQPSLVSTVTTGSVPAQGQLPQQPPPQQPAPQPMQPIAAVQGVVPAQQPAPQQIGAPQLPAIQQQQSVANKMLAWSGVLEWQEKPKPASVDTNAKLTRSLPCQVYVNPGENLKTDQWPQKLIMQLIPQQLLATLGPLFRNSRMVQFHFTNKDLESLKGLYRIMGSGFAGCVHFPHTTPCEVRVLMLLYSSKKRIFMGLIPYDQSGFVNGIRQVITNHKQVQMQKIDQQRNQMGAAQSMGAGSIQNNPQAFLSKQPGALPVPQTVPQQMPGQQVAPGMPSVSQVSMMDEQQRSQNLLHIRVQQPPQGASQQPQQATQVTVQAPGQPQNPQVGAMLRPQNPGANPQLRNLLLSQQPPQSSVPQTQQPLHHLQQAAQGLVPHQALGQQMQHQAPGQPQLQMPGQSLLHQAQTQQWSNQMAQRAPLPVMMNTGPRGPISQPGLQQMQAQSVMEDDILMDLI from the exons GTATTTCAATGGGGGTCCTCCGGCAGAAACAGACTTTGGAGGAGAT TATGGCGGGACACAATATAGCCTTGTGGTCTTTAATACTGTGGATTGCGCTCCGGAGTCCTACGTTCAGTGCCACGCCCCGACCAGTAGCGCCTATGAGTTTGTGCAGTGGCTGGACAGCATCCA GTTTATGGGCGGTGGAGGGGAGAGCTGCAGCCTCATCGCTGAGGGACTCAGCACTGCTCTACAGCTTTTTGATGATTTCAAGAAAATGAGGGAACAGAT CGGCCAGACACACAAGGTGTGCATACTGATCTGTAACTCCCCACCGTACCTCCTTCCTGCTGTAGAGAGCACCACCTATTCTGGTTACACCACGGAGAACCTCGTCCAGAAGATCGGGGAG CGAGGGATCCACTTCTCTATCATTTCTCCTCGGAAGCTGCCAGCTTTACGGACGCTGTTTGATAAAGCCTTGACAGTGGGTGGCCTGATGGAGCCTCAACCAAAGGACTTCAGCCAGGACCCCCGACACATGATACTGATCAGAGGGATGGTCCTCCCAG TTGGCGGAGCTGCTACCGTTCCACCAAAGCCATCCATCCCGCAGCCGCAACTTCCTGTTGTACAGCAACCACTTCCTTCTGCGCCTAGTCACCAGCTTCCTTCagtgcagcccccatacata CAGCACAACCCCCAGGCAAATACCCTGACGCAAGCACAGATAGCTGCCCAGTCTGCTGTGGAAGCTGCCAAGATCCAGCAACGGAAGACCAACATGCAGAACCCCT TTGCAGGCATTGGTGGCTTGCCGAATAACCCGGCTGTGGTGTCACCATTTAACCAGCCACCAGCTCAATCCAAGATGGTTGCCTCAACCGCCTCTCTGATAACACCTCCCTCTCAGCCCAGTCTGGTCTCCACGGTAACCACAGGATCTGTTCCAGCCCAAGGCCAGTTACCACAACAACCACCGCCACAGCAGCCGGCCCCACAACCCATG CAGCCTATTGCAGCAGTGCAGGGTGTAGTCCCGGCCCAGCAGCCGGCCCCCCAGCAGATCGGGGCCCCACAGCTGCCCGCTATACAGCAACAGCAGTCTGTTGCCAACAAGATGCTGGCATGGAGCGGCGTGCTGGAGTGGCAGGAG AAGCCTAAGCCAGCCTCTGTGGACACCAATGCCAAACTGACACGCTCCCTCCCGTGCCAAGTGTATGTCAACCCTGGAGAAAACCT gaaAACAGACCAGTGGCCTCAGAAGCTAATAATGCAGCTGATCCCACAACAGTTGCTG GCAACCTTAGGACCGTTATTCAGGAATTCTCGAATGGTGCAGTTTCACTTTACCAACAAGGATCTGGAGTCACTGAAGGGTCTCTATCGCATCATGGGTAGTGGCTTT GCGGGCTGTGTCCACTTTCCTCACACCACTCCATGTGAGGTGCGGGTCCTCATGTTACTCTATTCCTCCAAAAAGAGGATCTTCATGGGCCTGATACCGTATGATCAGAGTGGCTTCGTCAATGGCATCCGACAAGTAATCACCAATCATAAACAAGTGCAGATGCAGAAGATCGACCAGCAGCGGAAT CAAATGGGAGCAGCTCAGTCTATGGGCGCTGGATCTATACAAAACAACCCCCAAGCCTTCTTATCCAAGCAGCCCGGTGCCCTGCCAGTGCCACAGACCGTACCCCAGCAG ATGCCAGGTCAGCAGGTGGCACCAGGCATGCCCTCTGTCAGTCAGGTCTCTATGATGGATGAACAGCAACGATCGCAGAACCTG TTACATATCCGAGTGCAGCAGCCTCCTCAAGGTGCTTCCCAGCAGCCTCAGCAGGCCACACAAGTCACAGTACAAGCACCAGGCCAGCCTCAGAATCCACAGGTGGGAGCCATGCTGAGGCCTCAGAATCCTGGTGCCAACCCCCAGCTTCGAAACCTCCTACTCAGCCAGCAGCCG CCACAGTCAAGTGTTCCCCAGACCCAGCAGCCTTTGCATCACCTGCAGCAGGCCGCCCAGGGCTTGGTCCCACACCAGGCACTAGGACAGCAGATGCAGCACCAAGCCCCTGGACAGCCACAGCTGCAGATGCCAGGACAATCTCTCCTGCAccaggcacagacacagcagtggAGCAATCAGATGGCACAGCGGGCACCTCTGCCAG TGATGATGAACACTGGGCCCCGAGGACCGATCTcccagccaggattgcagcagatgcAAGCCCAGAGTGTCATGGAGGATGACATCTTAATGGACCTCATATGA
- the LOC137521618 gene encoding mediator of RNA polymerase II transcription subunit 25-like isoform X3 — translation MDAATQGNGGIVSDVVFVIEGTANLGPYFESLRKHYLLPAIEYFNGGPPAETDFGGDYGGTQYSLVVFNTVDCAPESYVQCHAPTSSAYEFVQWLDSIQFMGGGGESCSLIAEGLSTALQLFDDFKKMREQIGQTHKVCILICNSPPYLLPAVESTTYSGYTTENLVQKIGERGIHFSIISPRKLPALRTLFDKALTVGGLMEPQPKDFSQDPRHMILIRGMVLPVGGAATVPPKPSIPQPQLPVVQQPLPSAPSHQLPSVQPPYIQHNPQANTLTQAQIAAQSAVEAAKIQQRKTNMQNPFAGIGGLPNNPAVVSPFNQPPAQSKMVASTASLITPPSQPSLVSTVTTGSVPAQGQLPQQPPPQQPAPQPMPIAAVQGVVPAQQPAPQQIGAPQLPAIQQQQSVANKMLAWSGVLEWQEKPKPASVDTNAKLTRSLPCQVYVNPGENLKTDQWPQKLIMQLIPQQLLATLGPLFRNSRMVQFHFTNKDLESLKGLYRIMGSGFAGCVHFPHTTPCEVRVLMLLYSSKKRIFMGLIPYDQSGFVNGIRQVITNHKQVQMQKIDQQRNQMGAAQSMGAGSIQNNPQAFLSKQPGALPVPQTVPQQMPGQQVAPGMPSVSQVSMMDEQQRSQNLLHIRVQQPPQGASQQPQQATQVTVQAPGQPQNPQVGAMLRPQNPGANPQLRNLLLSQQPPQSSVPQTQQPLHHLQQAAQGLVPHQALGQQMQHQAPGQPQLQMPGQSLLHQAQTQQWSNQMAQRAPLPVMMNTGPRGPISQPGLQQMQAQSVMEDDILMDLI, via the exons GTATTTCAATGGGGGTCCTCCGGCAGAAACAGACTTTGGAGGAGAT TATGGCGGGACACAATATAGCCTTGTGGTCTTTAATACTGTGGATTGCGCTCCGGAGTCCTACGTTCAGTGCCACGCCCCGACCAGTAGCGCCTATGAGTTTGTGCAGTGGCTGGACAGCATCCA GTTTATGGGCGGTGGAGGGGAGAGCTGCAGCCTCATCGCTGAGGGACTCAGCACTGCTCTACAGCTTTTTGATGATTTCAAGAAAATGAGGGAACAGAT CGGCCAGACACACAAGGTGTGCATACTGATCTGTAACTCCCCACCGTACCTCCTTCCTGCTGTAGAGAGCACCACCTATTCTGGTTACACCACGGAGAACCTCGTCCAGAAGATCGGGGAG CGAGGGATCCACTTCTCTATCATTTCTCCTCGGAAGCTGCCAGCTTTACGGACGCTGTTTGATAAAGCCTTGACAGTGGGTGGCCTGATGGAGCCTCAACCAAAGGACTTCAGCCAGGACCCCCGACACATGATACTGATCAGAGGGATGGTCCTCCCAG TTGGCGGAGCTGCTACCGTTCCACCAAAGCCATCCATCCCGCAGCCGCAACTTCCTGTTGTACAGCAACCACTTCCTTCTGCGCCTAGTCACCAGCTTCCTTCagtgcagcccccatacata CAGCACAACCCCCAGGCAAATACCCTGACGCAAGCACAGATAGCTGCCCAGTCTGCTGTGGAAGCTGCCAAGATCCAGCAACGGAAGACCAACATGCAGAACCCCT TTGCAGGCATTGGTGGCTTGCCGAATAACCCGGCTGTGGTGTCACCATTTAACCAGCCACCAGCTCAATCCAAGATGGTTGCCTCAACCGCCTCTCTGATAACACCTCCCTCTCAGCCCAGTCTGGTCTCCACGGTAACCACAGGATCTGTTCCAGCCCAAGGCCAGTTACCACAACAACCACCGCCACAGCAGCCGGCCCCACAACCCATG CCTATTGCAGCAGTGCAGGGTGTAGTCCCGGCCCAGCAGCCGGCCCCCCAGCAGATCGGGGCCCCACAGCTGCCCGCTATACAGCAACAGCAGTCTGTTGCCAACAAGATGCTGGCATGGAGCGGCGTGCTGGAGTGGCAGGAG AAGCCTAAGCCAGCCTCTGTGGACACCAATGCCAAACTGACACGCTCCCTCCCGTGCCAAGTGTATGTCAACCCTGGAGAAAACCT gaaAACAGACCAGTGGCCTCAGAAGCTAATAATGCAGCTGATCCCACAACAGTTGCTG GCAACCTTAGGACCGTTATTCAGGAATTCTCGAATGGTGCAGTTTCACTTTACCAACAAGGATCTGGAGTCACTGAAGGGTCTCTATCGCATCATGGGTAGTGGCTTT GCGGGCTGTGTCCACTTTCCTCACACCACTCCATGTGAGGTGCGGGTCCTCATGTTACTCTATTCCTCCAAAAAGAGGATCTTCATGGGCCTGATACCGTATGATCAGAGTGGCTTCGTCAATGGCATCCGACAAGTAATCACCAATCATAAACAAGTGCAGATGCAGAAGATCGACCAGCAGCGGAAT CAAATGGGAGCAGCTCAGTCTATGGGCGCTGGATCTATACAAAACAACCCCCAAGCCTTCTTATCCAAGCAGCCCGGTGCCCTGCCAGTGCCACAGACCGTACCCCAGCAG ATGCCAGGTCAGCAGGTGGCACCAGGCATGCCCTCTGTCAGTCAGGTCTCTATGATGGATGAACAGCAACGATCGCAGAACCTG TTACATATCCGAGTGCAGCAGCCTCCTCAAGGTGCTTCCCAGCAGCCTCAGCAGGCCACACAAGTCACAGTACAAGCACCAGGCCAGCCTCAGAATCCACAGGTGGGAGCCATGCTGAGGCCTCAGAATCCTGGTGCCAACCCCCAGCTTCGAAACCTCCTACTCAGCCAGCAGCCG CCACAGTCAAGTGTTCCCCAGACCCAGCAGCCTTTGCATCACCTGCAGCAGGCCGCCCAGGGCTTGGTCCCACACCAGGCACTAGGACAGCAGATGCAGCACCAAGCCCCTGGACAGCCACAGCTGCAGATGCCAGGACAATCTCTCCTGCAccaggcacagacacagcagtggAGCAATCAGATGGCACAGCGGGCACCTCTGCCAG TGATGATGAACACTGGGCCCCGAGGACCGATCTcccagccaggattgcagcagatgcAAGCCCAGAGTGTCATGGAGGATGACATCTTAATGGACCTCATATGA
- the LOC137521618 gene encoding mediator of RNA polymerase II transcription subunit 25-like isoform X4 translates to MDAATQGNGGIVSDVVFVIEGTANLGPYFESLRKHYLLPAIEYFNGGPPAETDFGGDYGGTQYSLVVFNTVDCAPESYVQCHAPTSSAYEFVQWLDSIQFMGGGGESCSLIAEGLSTALQLFDDFKKMREQIGQTHKVCILICNSPPYLLPAVESTTYSGYTTENLVQKIGERGIHFSIISPRKLPALRTLFDKALTVGGLMEPQPKDFSQDPRHMILIRGMVLPVGGAATVPPKPSIPQPQLPVVQQPLPSAPSHQLPSVQPPYIQHNPQANTLTQAQIAAQSAVEAAKIQQRKTNMQNPFAGIGGLPNNPAVVSPFNQPPAQSKMVASTASLITPPSQPSLVSTVTTGSVPAQGQLPQQPPPQQPAPQPMQPIAAVQGVVPAQQPAPQQIGAPQLPAIQQQQSVANKMLAWSGVLEWQEPKPASVDTNAKLTRSLPCQVYVNPGENLKTDQWPQKLIMQLIPQQLLATLGPLFRNSRMVQFHFTNKDLESLKGLYRIMGSGFAGCVHFPHTTPCEVRVLMLLYSSKKRIFMGLIPYDQSGFVNGIRQVITNHKQVQMQKIDQQRNQMGAAQSMGAGSIQNNPQAFLSKQPGALPVPQTVPQQMPGQQVAPGMPSVSQVSMMDEQQRSQNLLHIRVQQPPQGASQQPQQATQVTVQAPGQPQNPQVGAMLRPQNPGANPQLRNLLLSQQPPQSSVPQTQQPLHHLQQAAQGLVPHQALGQQMQHQAPGQPQLQMPGQSLLHQAQTQQWSNQMAQRAPLPVMMNTGPRGPISQPGLQQMQAQSVMEDDILMDLI, encoded by the exons GTATTTCAATGGGGGTCCTCCGGCAGAAACAGACTTTGGAGGAGAT TATGGCGGGACACAATATAGCCTTGTGGTCTTTAATACTGTGGATTGCGCTCCGGAGTCCTACGTTCAGTGCCACGCCCCGACCAGTAGCGCCTATGAGTTTGTGCAGTGGCTGGACAGCATCCA GTTTATGGGCGGTGGAGGGGAGAGCTGCAGCCTCATCGCTGAGGGACTCAGCACTGCTCTACAGCTTTTTGATGATTTCAAGAAAATGAGGGAACAGAT CGGCCAGACACACAAGGTGTGCATACTGATCTGTAACTCCCCACCGTACCTCCTTCCTGCTGTAGAGAGCACCACCTATTCTGGTTACACCACGGAGAACCTCGTCCAGAAGATCGGGGAG CGAGGGATCCACTTCTCTATCATTTCTCCTCGGAAGCTGCCAGCTTTACGGACGCTGTTTGATAAAGCCTTGACAGTGGGTGGCCTGATGGAGCCTCAACCAAAGGACTTCAGCCAGGACCCCCGACACATGATACTGATCAGAGGGATGGTCCTCCCAG TTGGCGGAGCTGCTACCGTTCCACCAAAGCCATCCATCCCGCAGCCGCAACTTCCTGTTGTACAGCAACCACTTCCTTCTGCGCCTAGTCACCAGCTTCCTTCagtgcagcccccatacata CAGCACAACCCCCAGGCAAATACCCTGACGCAAGCACAGATAGCTGCCCAGTCTGCTGTGGAAGCTGCCAAGATCCAGCAACGGAAGACCAACATGCAGAACCCCT TTGCAGGCATTGGTGGCTTGCCGAATAACCCGGCTGTGGTGTCACCATTTAACCAGCCACCAGCTCAATCCAAGATGGTTGCCTCAACCGCCTCTCTGATAACACCTCCCTCTCAGCCCAGTCTGGTCTCCACGGTAACCACAGGATCTGTTCCAGCCCAAGGCCAGTTACCACAACAACCACCGCCACAGCAGCCGGCCCCACAACCCATG CAGCCTATTGCAGCAGTGCAGGGTGTAGTCCCGGCCCAGCAGCCGGCCCCCCAGCAGATCGGGGCCCCACAGCTGCCCGCTATACAGCAACAGCAGTCTGTTGCCAACAAGATGCTGGCATGGAGCGGCGTGCTGGAGTGGCAGGAG CCTAAGCCAGCCTCTGTGGACACCAATGCCAAACTGACACGCTCCCTCCCGTGCCAAGTGTATGTCAACCCTGGAGAAAACCT gaaAACAGACCAGTGGCCTCAGAAGCTAATAATGCAGCTGATCCCACAACAGTTGCTG GCAACCTTAGGACCGTTATTCAGGAATTCTCGAATGGTGCAGTTTCACTTTACCAACAAGGATCTGGAGTCACTGAAGGGTCTCTATCGCATCATGGGTAGTGGCTTT GCGGGCTGTGTCCACTTTCCTCACACCACTCCATGTGAGGTGCGGGTCCTCATGTTACTCTATTCCTCCAAAAAGAGGATCTTCATGGGCCTGATACCGTATGATCAGAGTGGCTTCGTCAATGGCATCCGACAAGTAATCACCAATCATAAACAAGTGCAGATGCAGAAGATCGACCAGCAGCGGAAT CAAATGGGAGCAGCTCAGTCTATGGGCGCTGGATCTATACAAAACAACCCCCAAGCCTTCTTATCCAAGCAGCCCGGTGCCCTGCCAGTGCCACAGACCGTACCCCAGCAG ATGCCAGGTCAGCAGGTGGCACCAGGCATGCCCTCTGTCAGTCAGGTCTCTATGATGGATGAACAGCAACGATCGCAGAACCTG TTACATATCCGAGTGCAGCAGCCTCCTCAAGGTGCTTCCCAGCAGCCTCAGCAGGCCACACAAGTCACAGTACAAGCACCAGGCCAGCCTCAGAATCCACAGGTGGGAGCCATGCTGAGGCCTCAGAATCCTGGTGCCAACCCCCAGCTTCGAAACCTCCTACTCAGCCAGCAGCCG CCACAGTCAAGTGTTCCCCAGACCCAGCAGCCTTTGCATCACCTGCAGCAGGCCGCCCAGGGCTTGGTCCCACACCAGGCACTAGGACAGCAGATGCAGCACCAAGCCCCTGGACAGCCACAGCTGCAGATGCCAGGACAATCTCTCCTGCAccaggcacagacacagcagtggAGCAATCAGATGGCACAGCGGGCACCTCTGCCAG TGATGATGAACACTGGGCCCCGAGGACCGATCTcccagccaggattgcagcagatgcAAGCCCAGAGTGTCATGGAGGATGACATCTTAATGGACCTCATATGA